A stretch of DNA from Phycisphaerales bacterium AB-hyl4:
GGTGCCCCGGCGGAGACAATCACGTACGAGAACCTGTGTCACATCATGGTGCTTGGCTCGTTCGCAGTGCCGGTGCGTTGGGGCGAGCCGGTGCTGAATGACCTGACGGCCTGGGTGAACGCGCAGTACGAGCATCCGCTTCCCGTACCGCCGCAGCGGACGGCCAGCGACATGGCGTTGCAGCAGGATCAGCGTAACCGGCAGTAATGAGCGGGCGCGGGAATCGCCGCTTGGCTTGTCAGCATTCGGCGGGGGATGTAAACTGGCCTGATCCTGGGTAGCTGCGCGGCATTAAATGTAGTGCCTTTCATGGTTTGGAGCGGCTATCAGTTCGAAATCACAGTGGTTCGTGCTGCAAGTGGAGCGATGGTTTCGTGGCGATTCCGGGACGGCCGGGAATCGTCCGAGGCTTGAAGCTTGAGGCATGAGCTTGCTTGACGCATTCAAGGCGTGTGTTTTATGACGGAAGCTCATCTGAAATCGGAACTTGGCGAACGTGTGCGGACGATTCTGCGTCGCGACCTGCGGCTTGGGCCGGACGCGAAGATCGAAGACGACACGCCTTTGATGGGCGGCGACTTCGAGCTGGATTCGCTGGACATGGTCATGCTTGTGACCAGCGTAGAGAAGGAGTTCGGCGTCAAGCTGACCGATGCGGACAAGGGGCCGCAGGCGTTCAAGAACGTCGGCACGCTGGTGGCGTTCCTGCAGAATCACGACCAGATCGGCGACGGCAGCGGCGGCGAGGCGACGACCGCGGCGTCGGCGTCGGACGGGCCTGCGTCGGGCGATGCGCGGCCGGTGGACCTGGAGCAACGGCTGGCGGGGTTGCCGCATGGCGAGCCGTTCCGGTTTGTCTCACGGCTGACTGAGTTGACGCCGATGGAGCAGGGACAGGGTGAGTGGCAGTTGACGGGGGATGAGTCGTTTTTCGCGGGCCACTTTCCGCAGCGGCCGATCGTGCCGGGCGTGTTGATCAGCGAGGCGCTGGCGCAGCTTTCGGGGCTGGTGGGTGTTGAGGCGGACGGCGAAGCGCGGGATGGTCAGCTTGCGCATGTGGACGTTCGTTTTCGTCGTGCGGTTGCGCCGCCGGCGACGCTGGTGCTGCACAGCCGACTGACGGGAACGGTGGACCCGATGCAGCATTTCGAAGTGCGGGCCGAGGTGGACGGCGAGGTTGTGGCCGAGGGACGGGTGGCGCTGAAGCGCGGCGCGTCGCAGGGTTGATGTTGCCGACGCTGTTGCGTTCGCGCGGAGGTGAACGGATGTGCCTGCCTCGCTTGTTGATGCTGTTGGTGTTGTTGTCGTCGTCGCTGTCATTGGCGACGTCGATGGCGTTGGGTGATGATGTACCCGATCGGCCTGGGGAGGTTTCCGCTGAGTTGTGGGATGAACTGGTGGCGTTGGACGCGCTGGCTGGGGAGGTGACGAGCCTTCGCGGGCGGTTCGAGCGCCACCGCAGCACGCCGTTGCTGCGTCGGCCGTTGGTGTCGGAAGGCGTGGTGTATGTGTCGGGGGATCGCGTGCGTTGGGAGACGCAAGCGCCTTCGCCGAGCACGACGCTGGTGCGTGACGGGGAGGTGCAGATCTATCAGCCGGAGGAGCGGCGGGTTGAGGTTTATGCGCTTGAAGAGCGAGCGGAGCAATTCGGCGGTGGGCTGATGCTGCGGTTGACGACCTTGGTGGAGACGTTTTGCCTGGCGGAGGTGGAGCCGGGCGAGGTGTTTGAGGATCTTGCGGGGGATGATGTGGCGGGGCTGCTTGGGTTGCGGTTGACGCCACGCGATGAGGCGATCACGGAAGAGTTTGAATCGATGGCCATGCTGTTGGATCGTGAGACGGGGCAGTTGCTTCGGCTTCGGCTGGTGACGGACGCGTCGCAGTGGACGGAGTATCGGTTTGTCGAGGTTGAGCCGAACGTGGAGCTTGGGGAGGACACGTTTACGCTGGAGCTGCCGACGGACGTGGAAGTGGTGCGTCCGATGGAGGGTGGCTCGCGTGATTGATCCAATCCGGATGATGATGGCTGGGGGGGCGTGATGACGCAGATGCACACGCTCGAAGCGGAGGCGAAGCAGCCGGGCAGGGCTTATCACGAGTCTCGGGCGATTTCGTTCTGGCTGAACTTCTTTTTCTTTTTCGCGCGACGGACGCCGCTGCTCGTGCGGTGGTCGCGGCCGTTCTGGATGATGCTGTCGCGGCATTTTTTCGTGGACTACCTGCGCGGCGGGATTCGGAAGAACACGCACTGGCTGCTGGGGCCTGACGCGAGCGAGGCGGATCGGCGGGCGCTGACGGATCGGGTGCTGGAACATTTTTACATGTTCATCCACGACATCGGCCGAGCGGGGGGGCTGTCGCGCGAGCAACTCGAAGCACAGATCGATGCGGTGGAAGGCGAAGACCATTTTCATGAGATTCGCAAGCTGAAGCGCGGCGCGATCATCGCCACGGCTCACATGGGCTCGTTTGAAGTTGGAGCGGCGGCGGTACGCTCGCTTGAGCCGAGAGTGCATGTTGCGTTTCAGCATGACAACCTGGGCGCGTTCGATGCGATCCGCCATCGCCTGCATGAAAAGCTGGGGTTGATCGAAGCGGTGGTGGATCAGGGGTGGAGCGCGTGGTTGCAGGTGCGCGATGCGCTTTTGAACGACGAGGTGGTGTTGATCCAGGCGGATCGAACGATGCCGGGGCAGCATGGGGTGGCGGTGCCTTTTATGGGTGGGCATCTGTTGATGCCGCTGGGGCCGATCAAGTTGGCGGTGATGACTGGGGCGCCGATCGTGCCGGTGTTTGCGATTCGTTTGCCGAGTGGGAAGGTGAGGCTGGTGATTGAGTCGCCGATCGTGGTGGATGCGGAGCGCGATCGGCCGCGCGACGAAGTGCCGGGGCCGGCGATGCTTCAACTCACGAAGGTGATTGAAAAGCAGGTGCGGGCGCACCCGGAGCAGTGGCTGATGCTGCACCCGGCGTGGATGGAGGATCAAGCGGGAGGAGTGACGTCGCGGGTGGGGGCGGAGGGGTGAGGGGAGAGTGAGGGGGGAGACCCACGGATCGAATCCGTGGGCTTCGGGTGGGGGGGATTTGAGGTGGGGACTTGGGATCGGGGGCAGTAAGTGTTTGCGATGGCGGGTTTTGGTTTGTATGCCATGGCGGGGGCAAGGTAAGCTGGCATCGTTTTGAGGTTGAGCGGGTAGATGAGGAAACAGCGTTTTGCGTGACGTCGTCATTACAGGTAGCGGATTGGTGAGCGCCCTGGGGCTGGATCGTCAGACCACGTGGCAGCGGATATGTCAGGGCGAAAGCGGCCTTGGTCCGTTGACTGCGCTGGAGCAGCAGCCGAGCGAGCCGCGCGATGGCGGGCAGGCGCCGGCGTTGCCGGGCGAGGACGATGGTCGGCCGCGCGAGGTGCGCTACCTCCGCCATGCGATCGCGGACGCGTTGAAAGAGGCAGGGCTCGGCGGCGAGGGGGCGTCGCCTTACGCGGGCGAGCGGTGCGGGCTGGTGTTCGGCACGACGTTGCATGGGATGCGGGCGGGGGGCGCGTTTTTTCGCGCGAACGACTTTACGCCCTTGCATGATTTTCAAGCGGCCGCGGTGCTCAACGATGCGGCGGAAGCGTTTGGCTTGACGGGGATCGCGACCACAACGTGCTCGGCCTGCTCGTCGGGGTTGAGCAGCATCGCGCTGGCGGTGACGCTGTTGCAGACGGGCGAGTTGGATATGGTTGTGGCGGGGGGGTACGACCCGATCAGCGAGTATGCCTACGCGGGGTTCAACAGTTTGCGATTGGTGGCGGAGGGACCGCCGCGGCCGTTCGGTCGTGGTCGACAGGGGATGAAGCTTGGGGAAGGTTACGGCGCGGTGGTGCTGGAGCGGGCGGATGATGCGCGGCGGCGTCGCGCGAAGCCGATCGGCCGAGTGGTCGGGTTCGGCGAGTCGGCGGACGCGCATCACCTGACGCAGCCGCATCCGGAAGGGCGCGGCGCGGTGCGAGCGATACGCGAGGCGCTCGCGTCGGCGGAGCTATCGCCTGCGGATATTGATCTGGTGACAGCGCACGCGACGGGCACGCCGGACAACGAGCGTGGCGAGTATGCGGCGCTGAAGCAGGTGTTTGAGGAAACGTTGTCGGACGTGCCGGTGGTGGCGTTTAAGAGTTGGCTTGGTCATACGCTTGGCGGCGCGGGGACGGTGGAGTGCATACTGACGTTGTGCGCTTTGAATGATGGGTACGTGCCGCCGACGGATAATGTTGAGGTGGCGGATCTGGAGTATCCGGATTTGCGTTTCGCGCGGCATCATGCCGAGCCGAAGCCGTTGCGGTACGCGATCAACCTTTCGCTTGGGTTTGGTGGGGCGAATACATGCGTGGTGTTTGCGCCGCCGACGGCGGAAGCGGCGGCGGTGGAAGCGCCGACGGTAATGACGCGTGGGAGTGATGCGGGTCGGCGGCCGGTGGTGACGGGCATTGGCGTGCTGCTGCCGAATGCGATTGGGCATGAGGCGTTGATGCCGCGCGTGTCGGCAGAGGCGGGAGCGCCGGTGGGACAGTCGGCGATGGTGGACGAGGCGGCGGTGCGGGAGATGTTGCAGACGCCGCGGGCGAGGCGGATGAGCGACTACGTGAAGCTTGCGCTGTGCTCGGCGAAGCTGGCGTGCAGCGATGCGGGGTTGGAAGACGGCGAAGGGTTTGGCGAGCAGGACGCCGCGATCGCGGGCTCATCGCATGGCTCGGCGAGCTACTGTGCCGACTACTACCGGCAGGTGGTGGAGGAAGGCATTGAAGCGGCGAACGCGGTGCTGTTTGCCGAGGGGGTGCCGAACGCGGCGGCGGCGCACTTGAGTTTGATGTTCAAGCTGACCGGGCCTTGCCAGACGATCATCGGCTCGCGGACGGCGGGGCTGGATGCGCTGCACCTGGCGGCGCTGCGCATTGAGCAGGGGCAGTGGGACCGGGCGATGATTTGCGCTGCGGAAGAAGCGACGGATATTGTGCGTGATGCTTATCGGCATTGCGGATTGCATGCGGGCGATCAGACGATGTGCTCGCCGTTTGATGCGGAGCATGGGTTTGTGCTGGGCAATGGTGCGGTGACGTTGATGATCGAGAGCCAGGCGTCGGCCGAGCGTCGGGGGGCGAAGACGTATGGCGTGATTGAAAGCTCGACGACGGGATATCACTCGCCGCGGGATGCGCGCGGGTTTGTGGGGCGGTGGGGTCAGTTGCTGGATCGGCTGGGCGGGCCGCGGCAGGTGATCAGTAGTGCGAACAGTACGTGGATCGGCAGAGCGGAGGCGTCGGCGGTGGCGTCGGCTCGCGCGGACGCGACGGTGAGCAGTGTGTATGGGCATTTCGGCGAGATGTTCAGCGTCGGGCCGTTCGCGGCGATCGCGGCGGCATTGCTGGCTGGCAAGCTGCCTGCGTTGCGCGGCGGGCTGCCGACGGGCGGGACGTTGAACGCGGCGACAGGCAATGAGTCGGCGGACGACTTCGCGGTGCTGTGCAGCGATTACGCCGGGTCGATGTCGGCGGTGCGGGTGCGGCGGTGACGGGTCGACCGGGCGGCTATGGAGCGCAGGCGCTGACGCGGTCTGGTTGGGGCGTGCCGTTTAAGGAGGGGCGATGGCGGCCGAAGGCGAGGGCAAGCAGGGCAGGCGGAGGTGGTGGTCGGCTCGGCCGTGGGTGGTGACGGTGGTGAGCCTGGCGGTTGCGGTGGTGTTGCTGGCGGTGGTGG
This window harbors:
- a CDS encoding phosphopantetheine-binding protein — protein: MTEAHLKSELGERVRTILRRDLRLGPDAKIEDDTPLMGGDFELDSLDMVMLVTSVEKEFGVKLTDADKGPQAFKNVGTLVAFLQNHDQIGDGSGGEATTAASASDGPASGDARPVDLEQRLAGLPHGEPFRFVSRLTELTPMEQGQGEWQLTGDESFFAGHFPQRPIVPGVLISEALAQLSGLVGVEADGEARDGQLAHVDVRFRRAVAPPATLVLHSRLTGTVDPMQHFEVRAEVDGEVVAEGRVALKRGASQG
- a CDS encoding outer membrane lipoprotein carrier protein LolA is translated as MCLPRLLMLLVLLSSSLSLATSMALGDDVPDRPGEVSAELWDELVALDALAGEVTSLRGRFERHRSTPLLRRPLVSEGVVYVSGDRVRWETQAPSPSTTLVRDGEVQIYQPEERRVEVYALEERAEQFGGGLMLRLTTLVETFCLAEVEPGEVFEDLAGDDVAGLLGLRLTPRDEAITEEFESMAMLLDRETGQLLRLRLVTDASQWTEYRFVEVEPNVELGEDTFTLELPTDVEVVRPMEGGSRD
- a CDS encoding lysophospholipid acyltransferase family protein, producing the protein MTQMHTLEAEAKQPGRAYHESRAISFWLNFFFFFARRTPLLVRWSRPFWMMLSRHFFVDYLRGGIRKNTHWLLGPDASEADRRALTDRVLEHFYMFIHDIGRAGGLSREQLEAQIDAVEGEDHFHEIRKLKRGAIIATAHMGSFEVGAAAVRSLEPRVHVAFQHDNLGAFDAIRHRLHEKLGLIEAVVDQGWSAWLQVRDALLNDEVVLIQADRTMPGQHGVAVPFMGGHLLMPLGPIKLAVMTGAPIVPVFAIRLPSGKVRLVIESPIVVDAERDRPRDEVPGPAMLQLTKVIEKQVRAHPEQWLMLHPAWMEDQAGGVTSRVGAEG
- a CDS encoding beta-ketoacyl synthase N-terminal-like domain-containing protein — translated: MRDVVITGSGLVSALGLDRQTTWQRICQGESGLGPLTALEQQPSEPRDGGQAPALPGEDDGRPREVRYLRHAIADALKEAGLGGEGASPYAGERCGLVFGTTLHGMRAGGAFFRANDFTPLHDFQAAAVLNDAAEAFGLTGIATTTCSACSSGLSSIALAVTLLQTGELDMVVAGGYDPISEYAYAGFNSLRLVAEGPPRPFGRGRQGMKLGEGYGAVVLERADDARRRRAKPIGRVVGFGESADAHHLTQPHPEGRGAVRAIREALASAELSPADIDLVTAHATGTPDNERGEYAALKQVFEETLSDVPVVAFKSWLGHTLGGAGTVECILTLCALNDGYVPPTDNVEVADLEYPDLRFARHHAEPKPLRYAINLSLGFGGANTCVVFAPPTAEAAAVEAPTVMTRGSDAGRRPVVTGIGVLLPNAIGHEALMPRVSAEAGAPVGQSAMVDEAAVREMLQTPRARRMSDYVKLALCSAKLACSDAGLEDGEGFGEQDAAIAGSSHGSASYCADYYRQVVEEGIEAANAVLFAEGVPNAAAAHLSLMFKLTGPCQTIIGSRTAGLDALHLAALRIEQGQWDRAMICAAEEATDIVRDAYRHCGLHAGDQTMCSPFDAEHGFVLGNGAVTLMIESQASAERRGAKTYGVIESSTTGYHSPRDARGFVGRWGQLLDRLGGPRQVISSANSTWIGRAEASAVASARADATVSSVYGHFGEMFSVGPFAAIAAALLAGKLPALRGGLPTGGTLNAATGNESADDFAVLCSDYAGSMSAVRVRR